One window of the Eucalyptus grandis isolate ANBG69807.140 chromosome 6, ASM1654582v1, whole genome shotgun sequence genome contains the following:
- the LOC104451520 gene encoding uncharacterized protein LOC104451520 — translation MANMFRANRAFLNNSFRASSRDPSFYVQRTVRPSRACFLSSAFERAEGSNAVAETSPGDRGTGIPETGSDPARDGMYEAKQEALDPDEGRASAVTGYMADRARDGPEKAKEMSNRVGETTKKTMDGAWKAARETTEEIKEAAAGGRSHSEEEERGPNHENSEGDENVDDLRRRAGGYDKAE, via the exons ATGGCCAATATGTTCAGGGCAAATAGAGCTTTCCTCAACAATAGCTTCAGGGCTTCGTCCAGAGACCCATCTTTCTATGTCCAACGCACTGTCCGGCCGTCAAGGGCTTGCTTTCTCTCCTCTGCTTTTGAACGTGCAGAA GGCAGCAATGCTGTGGCCGAAACGAGCCCTGGAGATCGTGGGACAGGGATCCCGGAAACGGGGTCTGACCCGGCGAGGGACGGGATGTACGAAGCCAAGCAAGAGGCCCTCGACCCCGATGAGGGCCGGGCCAGTGCTGTGACAGGATATATGGCCGACAGAGCGAGGGACGGGCCCGAGAAGGCGAAGGAGATGTCCAACAGGGTGGGCGAGACGACCAAGAAGACGATGGACGGCGCCTGGAAGGCAGCCAGGGAGACCACCGAGGAGAttaaggaggcggcggcgggcggccgCAGTCacagcgaggaggaggagagagggccgAATCATGAGAACTCGGAGGGTGACGAGAACGTGGACGATTTGAGGAGGCGTGCAGGAGGATACGATAAAGCGGAGTGA
- the LOC104448472 gene encoding uncharacterized protein LOC104448472, which produces MAGKAAQSVVKTIAEYQYPWREKLVKYRSELSKGVWGYWELGAWKPLGISARRRARLRKEVLLAGEDWPYDPERKEMRTKRKGHKCDRIAAEKRENTARLMEKMPDLLQAYKKRRWEKKMKEEDKK; this is translated from the coding sequence ATGGCTGGTAAAGCTGCCCAATCTGTGGTGAAGACCATTGCAGAGTACCAATACCCGTGGCGGGAGAAGTTGGTGAAATACAGGAGCGAGCTGTCCAAGGGCGTGTGGGGGTATTGGGAGTTGGGAGCATGGAAGCCACTGGGAATCAGCGCACGTCGCCGAGCTAGGCTACGCAAGGAAGTCCTACTTGCAGGTGAAGATTGGCCATATGACCCTGAGAGGAAAGAGATGAGAACCAAGAGGAAAGGGCACAAGTGCGACAGGATAGCCGCCGAGAAACGGGAGAACACCGCAAGACTGATGGAGAAAATGCCGGATTTGTTGCAGGCCTACAAGAAGCGGAgatgggagaagaagatgaaggaagaagacaagaaatAG
- the LOC104448440 gene encoding LOW QUALITY PROTEIN: uncharacterized protein LOC104448440 (The sequence of the model RefSeq protein was modified relative to this genomic sequence to represent the inferred CDS: inserted 1 base in 1 codon) has product MGHQCKKFAFPPPPPADGKRIGPRPCPVCYVPVEQAIASMPXFPAISPVLRNLTYIHDEDPVKSEQHGVSDFGGYPSLTERDDSFDIKESMRVHCGFVKGHKPGRQTGFDIDEADLEEMEQYHDVIVASAIFGNYDIIQEPRNISEAAKKNIPFFMFIDEETEAYMQNSSVLNSSRRVGLWKIIVVHNIPYADARRNGKVLKLLLHRLFPNVRYSIWVDGKLQLVVDPYQILERFLWRENASFAISRHYRRFDVFEEAEANKAAGKYDNASIDSQIEFYKREGLTPYSVAKLPITSDVPEGCVIMREHIPITNLFTCLWFNEVDRFTARDQLSFSTVRDKLMAKADWSINMFLDCERRNFVIQAYHRDLLEQMPPPASPAIRARLSSTIISTSGRRAPVKKGISSKRSKSDRRRHRKVTAGTRDRSSF; this is encoded by the exons ATGGGCCATCAATGCAAAAAATTTGCTTTTCCTCCGCCACCTCCTGCTGATGGAAAACGGATTGGACCCCGGC CATGTCCAGTATGTTACGTCCCTGTGGAGCAGGCAATAGCTAGCATGC AGTTCCCAGCAATATCTCCAGTACTTCGTAATCTCACGTACATTCATGATGAAGATCCAGTCAAATCTGAACAGCATGGAGTTTCAGATTTTGGAGGATATCCATCTCTAACGGAAAGAGATGATTCCTTTGATATAAAGGAGTCTATGAGAGTGCATTGTGG ATTCGTCAAAGGACATAAGCCTGGTCGTCAAACCGGGTTTGATATTGATGAAGCTGACTTGGAGGAGATGGAGCAATATCACGATGTCATTGTTGCATCAGCTATATTTG GAAATTACGACATAATCCAAGAACCTCGAAATATTAGTGAAGCTGCAAAGAAAAATATTCCTTTCTTTATGTTCATTGATGAAGAGACGGAGGCATACATGCAGAATTCTAGTGTGCTCAATAGTAGCAGGAGGGTTGGATTGTGgaaaattatagtggttcacAACATCCCTTATGCTGATGCAAGGCGTAATGGAAAG GTCCTAAAGCTTCTTTTGCACAGGCTCTTCCCTAACGTTCGCTATTCCATTTGGGTTGATGGAAAGCTCCAGCTTGTTGTGGATCCCTATCAAATTCTTGAGAG GTTCCTATGGCGCGAAAATGCTAGTTTTGCAATTTCTAGACATTATAGGCGCTTTGATGTCTTCGAAGAGGCTGAGGCTAATAAAGCTGCGGGAAAGTATGACAATGCCTCTATTGATTCTCagatagaattttataaaagagAGGGCTTGACTCCATATTCTGTAGCCAAGCTCCCTATAACTAGTG ATGTTCCTGAGGGGTGTGTGATCATGAGGGAACATATTCCTATTACGAATCTGTTCACCTGTCTATGGTTCAATGAAGTGGATCGATTTACTGCCAGGGATCAATTAAGTTTTTCCACAGTGAGGGACAAGTTAATGGCAAAAGCTGATTGGTCCATCAATATGTTTCTGGATTGTGAAAGGCGGAACTTTGTGATTCAG GCATACCACAGAGATCTGCTGGAGCAGATGCCGCCTCCAGCAAGTCCCGCAATACGAGCTCGACTGTCTTCAACCATCATCAGTACATCTGGAAGAAGAGCTCCTGTGAAAAAGGGTATTAGCAGCAAGCGCTCGAAGAGTGATAGGAGGCGGCACCGGAAAGTCACTGCAGGCACTAGGGACAGAAGTTCCTTTTGA
- the LOC120294916 gene encoding uncharacterized protein LOC120294916 translates to MTGVSFGIRTGSYGSLQQLSNGGGGGGGGALQNHAAPVLLRKPSSWGCPVTGRRKSSCLSSAGTCRKRVAMMLLVALALLVFVFGSFTVNREGSGPIIDPYAESTIPFVDRRTGHAVVMHLPG, encoded by the exons ATGACTGGCGTGTCATTCGGCATCCGCACCGGGAGTTATGGATCGCTGCAGCAGTTGtccaacggcggcggcggcggcggcggcggcgcgttGCAGAACCACGCCGCGCCGGTCCTCCTGCGGAAGCCCTCAAGCTGGGGCTGTCCGGTTACCGGGAGAAGGAAAAGTTCCTGCCTTTCATCCGCCGGTACTTGCCGGAAGCGGGTCGCGATGATGCTCCTGGTCGCTCTCGCCCTCCTCGTCTTCGTCTTCGGTTCCTTTACGGTCAATAGAG AAGGCAGCGGTCCTATAATAGATCCATATGCGGAGAGCACGATACCTTTTGTCGATAGGCGTACGGGCCATGCCGTTGTAATGCATCTCCCAGGGTAG
- the LOC104448441 gene encoding probable serine/threonine-protein kinase At1g54610, whose protein sequence is MGCVCCKPSAIEDSKESPRERLSSKTSSDLRLSRTVLPRREEGYHRVKDRYGSGDDGRAISIDKQMNGSLRLQADNLERSREKMEHIVAQHPSTGSVPKAMEGEQVAAGWPPWLAAVAGEAIRGWVPRRADSFEKLDKIGQGTYSNVYRARDLDQKKIVALKKVRFDNLEPESVRFMAREIHILRRLDHPNVIKLEGLVTSRMSCSLYLVFEYMEHDLAGLAAHPGLKFTEAQVKCYMQQLLYGLDHCHNRGVLHRDIKGSNLLIDNNGILKIADFGLASFYDPHRNQPLTSRVVTLWYRPPELLLGATYYGTAVDLWSTGCILAELYAGKPIMPGRTEVEQLHKIFKLCGSPSEDYWRKSKLPHATIFKPQQPYRRCVAETFKDFPEPALDLVEKLLSIDPADRGSAASALKSQFFTTTPLPCDPSSLPKYPPSKEFDAKIRDEEARRQGAAGNRGQRLDHERRGGRESRAVPAPDANAELVASMQKRQVQSNSKSRSEKFNPHPEEVASGFPIDPPRPSQAAESGIDSQGHLHKRASHSGPLSQRAAWAKEGKRHDDASKSFAGADQVVTGISTARRSLLSEDRRERSGPSHSEVPKLIGRFPGSFKEASECLIQQDQKNNIHGLSGSRHKEDGRTSDKDPILLGYGSKGNKIHYSGPLLVPSGNMDQMLKDHDRHIQEASRRARIDKAKARKIQVDGNQILASSLFVSGR, encoded by the exons ATGGGTTGCGTTTGCTGCAAGCCATCTGCCATTGAAGATAGTAAAGAGAGTCCTCGGGAACGGTTATCCAGCAAAACGTCCTCGGACTTGCGGCTGTCGAGGACAGTTTTGCCAAGGAGGGAGGAAGGTTATCATCGAGTTAAGGACAGATATGGTAGTGGTGATGATGGGAGAGCAATATCAATTGACAAGCAAATGAATGGGTCTTTGAGGCTGCAGGCTGATAATCTTGAGAGAAGCAGGGAGAAGATGGAGCACATTGTCGCTCAACATCCTTCTACAGGCAGCGTTCCAAAGGCTATGGAAGGAGAGCAAGTTGCGGCAGGGTGGCCCCCTTGGCTTGCCGCAGTAGCTGGAGAGGCTATCCGGGGGTGGGTGCCACGAAGGGCTGATTCTTTCGAGAAGCTGGATAAA ATTGGACAAGGAACGTACAGTAATGTTTACCGGGCTCGTGATCTTGATCAGAAGAAAATTGTGGCACTGAAGAAAGTAAGATTTGATAATCTGGAGCCAGAAAGTGTGCGATTTATGGCAAGAGAAATCCACATTCTCCGCAGGCTTGATCATCCGAATGTGATCAAACTGGAAGGTTTGGTTACGTCGAGGATGTCCTGTAGCTTATACCTTGTCTTTGAGTATATGGAGCATGATTTGGCAGGTTTGGCTGCCCATCCTGGTCTGAAATTTACAGAAGCGCAG GTTAAATGTTATATGCAGCAACTGTTATATGGACTTGATCATTGTCATAACCGTGGAGTTTTACACCGGGACATTAAAGGGTCGAACCTTCTTATTGATAACAatgggattttgaaaattgcGGACTTTGGCCTAGCTAGCTTTTACGATCCTCATCGGAATCAGCCCCTGACGAGCCGTGTCGTGACACTTTGGTATCGGCCGCCTGAGCTTCTGCTTGGAGCCACCTACTATGGGACTGCTGTTGATCTTTGGAGCACTGGCTGCATACTTGCTGAGTTATATGCCGGCAAGCCTATCATGCCTGGAAGAACAGAG GTGGAGCAGctgcataaaattttcaaattgtgcGGCTCACCTTCCGAGGACTATTGGAGAAAATCTAAGTTGCCTCATGCAACTATATTTAAGCCTCAGCAACCTTATAGACGTTGTGTGGCAGAAACATTTAAGGACTTTCCTGAACCAGCACTCGACCTTGTGGAGAAGCTACTCTCAATAGATCCTGCTGACCGTGGAAGTGCAGCTTCTGCACTCAAGAGTCAG TTCTTCACTACAACACCACTTCCTTGCGATCCTTCTAGTTTGCCCAAGTATCCTCCCAGCAAAGAATTTGATGCGAAAATTCGGGATGAGGAAGCAAGAAG ACAAGGAGCAGCAGGAAATAGGGGCCAAAGGCTTGATCACGAAAGAAGGGGAGGAAGGGAGTCACGAGCTGTCCCAGCACCTGATGCCAATGCTGAGTTAGTGGCATCGATGCAG AAGAGGCAAGTCCAATCCAATTCTAAGAGCCGAAGTGAGAAGTTCAACCCCCATCCTGAAGAAGTTGCTTCTGGCTTCCCTATCGATCCACCAAGACCATCACAAGCAGCAGAAAGTGGCATTGATTCTCAAGGACATCTTCACAAGAGGGCCTCTCATTCCGGGCCACTGTCTCAGAGGGCTGCATGGGCAAAGGAGGGAAAAAGACACGATGATGCTTCAAAAAGTTTTGCTGGTGCTGACCAAGTTGTCACAGGTATATCAACTGCAAGGAGGAGTTTGCTATCGGAGGATCGAAGAGAAAGGTCCGGCCCTTCACATTCTGAAGTTCCCAAACTGATCGGAAGGTTTCCTGGATCCTTCAAGGAGGCCTCGGAGTGCTTGATCCAGCAGGATCAGAAGAATAACATCCATGGTTTATCTGGTTCACGCCATAAAGAAGATGGAAGAACCAGTGACAAAGATCCCATTCTT CTCGGCTATGGGTCCAAGGGCAACAAAATTCACTACTCTGGGCCATTGCTAGTACCGTCAGGCAATATGGACCAGATGCTGAAAGATCATGATCGCCACATTCAAGAGGCTTCCAGAAGGGCACGTATAGACAAGGCAAAGGCCAGAAAGATTCAAGTTGACGGGAATCAGATATTGGCCAGTTCGTTATTTGTTTCTGGTCGTTAA
- the LOC104448443 gene encoding beta-glucuronosyltransferase GlcAT14A, producing the protein MGLPACYKLCTMHLSSCHFLKHGSCFFLHTINSIFSIFPSRLSTNQTNPVFAESKVSQSPPPPSAPGVPRFAYLISGSRGDLDKLWRTLHALYHPLNQYVVHLDLESPAEERLQLASRVEKDPLFSKVGNVHMTTKANMVTYRGPTMVANTLHACAILLKKSKDWDWFINLSASDYPLVTQDDMLSAFSNLNRNLNFIEHTSQLGWKEDKRAMPLMVDPGLYKSTKSDIFWVTPRRALPTAFKLFTGSAWMVLSRSFVEYCIWGWDNLPRTLLMYYTNFVSSPEGYFQTVICNVPEFVQTAVNHDLHYISWDNPPRQHPHTLTINDTGKMISSGAAFARKFKQDDAVLDRIDKELLGRKNGGFTPGGWCSGKPKCSEVGNPTKLKPGPGAQRLRVLIAKLVMAAKLGRDQCK; encoded by the exons ATGGGTCTTCCCGCTTGTTATAAGCTCTGTACTATGCATCTTTCTTCTTGCCACTTCCTTAAACATGGGTCTTGTTTCTTCCTTCATACAATCAATTCGATCTTCTCAATTTTCCCATCCCGTCTATCCACAAACCAAACGAACCCTGTATTTGCCGAGAGCAAGGTTTCGCAATCGCCACCGCCTCCTTCTGCTCCTGGAGTTCCCCGTTTTGCATATCTGATTTCTGGCTCAAGAGGCGATTTGGATAAGCTCTGGAGAACTCTTCATGCGCTTTATCATCCGTTGAACCAGTATGTTGTCCATTTGGACCTCGAGTCCCCGGCAGAGGAGAGATTGCAGCTTGCTTCGAGGGTTGAAAAGGATCCACTATTTTCCAAAGTTGGGAATGTTCACATGACGACCAAAGCAAACATGGTTACCTACAGAGGACCGACCATGGTTGCTAATACCCTTCATGCCTGTGCCATTCTTCTGAAGAAGAGTAAGGACTGGGATTGGTTCATCAACCTCAGTGCTTCAGATTATCCTCTTGTAACTCAAGATG ATATGCTGTCTGCATTTTCCAATTTGAACCGGAACCTGAATTTCATCGAGCACACAAGCCAGCTAGGTTGGAAGGa GGATAAACGAGCCATGCCTTTGATGGTAGACCCTGGTTTATACAAGTCGACAAAATCAGACATATTTTGGGTCACACCTAGAAGAGCTTTGCCAACAGCGTTTAAACTGTTTACTG GTTCGGCATGGATGGTCCTCTCGCGATCATTTGTGGAGTACTGCATCTGGGGTTGGGATAATCTGCCAAGGACCCTGCTCATGTACTACACGAATTTCGTCTCTTCTCCTGAAGGGTATTTCCAGACCGTCATTTGCAACGTTCCCGAGTTTGTTCAGACTGCTGTCAACCATGATCTGCATTATATTTCCTGGGACAATCCTCCAAGGCAGCATCCACACACACTCACTATCAATGATACGGGTAAAATGATTTCAAGCGGGGCCGCCTTCGCTCGGAAATTTAAGCAAGATGATGCCGTCCTGGATAGGATCGATAAGGAATTACTTGGACGGAAGAATGGCGGCTTCACCCCTGGTGGTTGGTGCTCTGGCAAACCAAAGTGTTCAGAGGTTGGCAATCCCACAAAGCTTAAACCTGGTCCTGGAGCTCAAAGGCTCCGTGTTCTGATTGCTAAGCTAGTCATGGCAGCTAAGCTCGGTCGAGATCAGTGTAAATAG